Proteins encoded by one window of Musa acuminata AAA Group cultivar baxijiao chromosome BXJ2-9, Cavendish_Baxijiao_AAA, whole genome shotgun sequence:
- the LOC103998354 gene encoding scarecrow-like protein 8: MASGIPGRKLGYEGSGGGGGGGNLFKRTLPDMERQLQNALLLRSVRQRTQTMPSIFSFSYGVGGLVCNSFTAAAPQRLVSSLPSASSSEFGLPRKPELLLVSSVPEDRSPVSVSDQLRELERQLLLDDEDEAEASVSCGSAATHAEAIQRLISPPPLLASPTNSSSSTISFASCSPPSSMPSPPLPPSSRQMLLDTATALGEGNLDAATANLTLLKRAADTRGDAEHRLMAVMVTALLSRLNHPQVGISHPIADLRSPEHFAATQMLYSLSPCFKLGFVTANSAILDATKDEPKIHILDFEVGQGGQYAALIQTVAERLRLRPAKSPPAIRITAIIDPSSPFTNINAGNLRAVGDRIKKLAERFRVVLHFNIVSLRVAELGAASLGCETGEETLVVNLPFVLSRVPDESVSPENPRDELLRRVCALRPRLVAIAEQEINTSTAPFPARLAEACRHYGALLESLETAAQGSSGPERGRVEAGLARRAVNAVAGEGAERVERCEVLGKWRARMSMAGFEPVSLGPTVVESIKARLASSWPNPGFTVKEDAGSLALGFAWMNRVLTVASAWR, translated from the coding sequence aTGGCGTCTGGGATACCCGGACGCAAGCTCGGCTACGAGGGAAGCGGAggtggcggtggaggaggaaACCTCTTTAAGAGGACGCTGCCGGATATGGAAAGGCAGCTGCAGAACGCGCTTTTGCTGCGGTCGGTGAGGCAAAGAACTCAGACCATGCCTTCAATCTTCAGTTTTTCTTATGGAGTCGGAGGTCTCGTTTGCAACTCGTTCACCGCCGCTGCGCCGCAGAGACTGGTTTCTTCCTTGCCGTCCGCCAGTTCCTCGGAGTTTGGGTTGCCACGGAAACCCGAGTTGCTCCTCGTCTCGTCGGTTCCGGAGGATAGGTCTCCCGTCTCGGTTAGTGACCAACTCCGGGAGCTGGAGCGGCAGCTCCTGTTGGACGACGAGGACGAGGCCGAGGCCAGCGTGTCGTGCGGCTCCGCCGCCACCCACGCCGAGGCGATCCAGCGGCTGAtttcgccgccgccgctgctcgcgTCGCCAACTAACTCCTCTTCTTCCACCATCTCCTTCGCCTCCTGCTCTCCTCCCTCGTCCATGCCCTCCccacctcttcctccttcctcgagGCAGATGCTTCTTGATACCGCCACCGCCCTCGGCGAAGGGAATTTGGACGCGGCGACAGCAAATCTGACCCTGCTAAAGCGCGCGGCTGATACGCGAGGTGATGCCGAACATCGCCTCATGGCGGTGATGGTCACCGCGCTTCTATCTCGCCTCAATCATCCGCAGGTGGGAATCTCCCACCCGATCGCGGACCTCCGCAGCCCGGAGCACTTCGCTGCCACCCAGATGCTCTATAGTCTATCTCCCTGCTTCAAGCTCGGATTCGTCACTGCCAATTCTGCGATCTTGGATGCCACGAAGGACGAACCTAAGATTCACATCCTCGACTTTGAAGTCGGGCAGGGTGGCCAATACGCCGCTCTCATCCAGACCGTCGCCGAGCGCCTACGACTCCGCCCCGCCAAATCCCCACCTGCCATCAGGATCACCGCCATCATCGACCCCTCCTCCCCGTTCACCAATATCAACGCCGGAAACTTGAGGGCTGTTGGCGACCGGATCAAGAAGCTAGCGGAAAGGTTCCGCGTGGTGCTCCATTTCAACATCGTCTCTCTGCGAGTGGCAGAGTTGGGCGCGGCTTCGCTCGGGTGCGAGACCGGGGAGGAGACCCTAGTCGTGAACCTTCCGTTCGTCCTCTCGAGGGTTCCCGACGAGAGCGTCTCCCCGGAGAACCCCCGCGACGAGCTTCTCCGGCGCGTGTGCGCCCTCCGGCCGCGGCTGGTGGCGATTGCGGAGCAGGAGATCAACACCAGCACCGCGCCGTTTCCCGCTCGGCTCGCCGAGGCGTGCAGGCACTACGGGGCGCTGCTGGAGTCGCTGGAGACGGCGGCGCAGGGCAGCTCGGGCCCAGAGCGGGGGCGGGTGGAGGCCGGGTTGGCGCGGCGGGCGGTGAACGCGGTGGCGGGGGAGGGGGCGGAACGGGTGGAGCGGTGCGAGGTGTTGGGCAAGTGGCGGGCGCGGATGAGCATGGCCGGGTTCGAGCCGGTATCTCTGGGGCCGACCGTGGTGGAGTCCATCAAGGCCCGGCTCGCCTCATCCTGGCCCAACCCGGGGTTCACCGTGAAGGAGGATGCCGGCAGCCTCGCGCTCGGGTTCGCTTGGATGAATCGGGTGCTCACTGTCGCGTCGGCGTGGCGTTAG